A single region of the Sus scrofa isolate TJ Tabasco breed Duroc chromosome 16, Sscrofa11.1, whole genome shotgun sequence genome encodes:
- the MRPS30 gene encoding 39S ribosomal protein S30, mitochondrial isoform X3 translates to MAAARCWRFPLRGAGLSLHTAAKAAVTAPEVTGPDVPATPVARYPPIVASLTAKSKAARQRRVEQWQATVHAAKSVDEKLRILTKMQFMKYVVYPQTFALNADNWYQSFTKTVFLSGLPPTPAKLEPEPTLDITALREAVCDCLLQEHFFLRRKKRAPVIQDREAIASPFLDQLVASLTGLLSVHNPVLAAAALDCKRPVHFFWLRGEEIIPRGHRKGRVDALRYQINDKPHNQIRISRQLPEFVPLDYSIPIEVPVMSCKPDKLPLFKRQYENTIFIGSKTADPLCYGHTQFHLLPDKLKREKLLKQNCADQIEVVFRANAIASLFAWTGAQAMYQGFWSEADVTRPFVSQGVITDGKYFSFFCYQLNTLALTAQADQNNPRKNICWGTQSTPMDDLVMWIKGN, encoded by the exons ATGGCGGCGGCCAGGTGCTGGAGGTTCCCGCTCCGAGGTGCTGGGCTGTCACTGCACACCGCGGCCAAGGCCGCCGTTACAGCTCCAGAAGTGACCGGCCCAGATGTCCCGGCAACCCCAGTCGCGCGCTACCCGCCTATCGTAGCCTCCCTGACGGCCAAAAGCAAGGCGGCACGGCAGCGGCGAGTGGAGCAATGGCAGGCGACAGTGCACGCGGCCAAGTCAGTGGACGAGAAGCTGCGAATCCTCACCAAGATGCAGTTCATGAAGTACGTAGTTTATCCGCAGACCTTCGCCCTGAACGCCGATAACTGGTACCAGAGCTTCACCAAGACAGTGTTCCTGTCGGGCCTGCCGCCAACGCCCGCCAAGCTGGAGCCAGAGCCCACCCTGGACATAACGGCTCTGCGCGAGGCCGTTTGTGACTGCCTCCTGCAGGAGCATTTCTTCCTGAGGCGCAAGAAGCGCGCGCCTGTCATCCAGGACCGTGAGGCCATCGCTTCGCCCTTCCTGGACCAATTGGTAGCCTCTCTCACGGGCCTGCTCAGCGTGCACAACCCGGTCCTGGCTGCCGCCGCCCTGG ATTGTAAACGCCCAGTTCACTTTTTCTGGTTGCGTGGTGAAGAAATTATTCCTCGTGGTCATCGGAAGGGTCGAGTTGATGCTTTGCGATACCAAATAAATGATAAACCGCACAACCAGATTCGAATATCCAGACAACTCCCTGAG tttgtgCCACTGGATTATTCTATACCTATAGAAGTCCCTGTTATGAGTTGTAAGCCAGACAAACTTCCATTATTCAAACGGCAATATGAAAATACCATATTTATCg GTTCAAAGACAGCAGATCCTCTCTGTTATGGACATACCCAGTTTCATCTGCTACCTGacaaattaaaaagggaaaagctTTTGAAACAAAACTGTGCTGATCAGATCGAAGTTGTTTTTAGAGCTAATGCTATTGCAAGCCTTTTTGCTTGGACTGGAGCACAGGCTATGTATCAAG GATTCTGGAGCGAAGCAGATGTTACTCGGCCTTTTGTCTCCCAGGGTGTGATCACAGATGGAAaatacttctcctttttctgctACCAGTTAAATACTTTGGCATTGACTGCACAAGCTGATCAAAATAATCCTCGTAAAAATATATGTTGGGGGACACAAA
- the MRPS30 gene encoding 39S ribosomal protein S30, mitochondrial isoform X2 — protein MAAARCWRFPLRGAGLSLHTAAKAAVTAPEVTGPDVPATPVARYPPIVASLTAKSKAARQRRVEQWQATVHAAKSVDEKLRILTKMQFMKYVVYPQTFALNADNWYQSFTKTVFLSGLPPTPAKLEPEPTLDITALREAVCDCLLQEHFFLRRKKRAPVIQDREAIASPFLDQLVASLTGLLSVHNPVLAAAALDCKRPVHFFWLRGEEIIPRGHRKGRVDALRYQINDKPHNQIRISRQLPEFVPLDYSIPIEVPVMSCKPDKLPLFKRQYENTIFIGSKTADPLCYGHTQFHLLPDKLKREKLLKQNCADQIEVVFRANAIASLFAWTGAQAMYQGFWSEADVTRPFVSQGVITDGKYFSFFCYQLNTLALTAQADQNNPRKNICWGTQISLGQELSHGLTGSSASEYLTRLQSKYWSEEGCHQNLRYTYG, from the exons ATGGCGGCGGCCAGGTGCTGGAGGTTCCCGCTCCGAGGTGCTGGGCTGTCACTGCACACCGCGGCCAAGGCCGCCGTTACAGCTCCAGAAGTGACCGGCCCAGATGTCCCGGCAACCCCAGTCGCGCGCTACCCGCCTATCGTAGCCTCCCTGACGGCCAAAAGCAAGGCGGCACGGCAGCGGCGAGTGGAGCAATGGCAGGCGACAGTGCACGCGGCCAAGTCAGTGGACGAGAAGCTGCGAATCCTCACCAAGATGCAGTTCATGAAGTACGTAGTTTATCCGCAGACCTTCGCCCTGAACGCCGATAACTGGTACCAGAGCTTCACCAAGACAGTGTTCCTGTCGGGCCTGCCGCCAACGCCCGCCAAGCTGGAGCCAGAGCCCACCCTGGACATAACGGCTCTGCGCGAGGCCGTTTGTGACTGCCTCCTGCAGGAGCATTTCTTCCTGAGGCGCAAGAAGCGCGCGCCTGTCATCCAGGACCGTGAGGCCATCGCTTCGCCCTTCCTGGACCAATTGGTAGCCTCTCTCACGGGCCTGCTCAGCGTGCACAACCCGGTCCTGGCTGCCGCCGCCCTGG ATTGTAAACGCCCAGTTCACTTTTTCTGGTTGCGTGGTGAAGAAATTATTCCTCGTGGTCATCGGAAGGGTCGAGTTGATGCTTTGCGATACCAAATAAATGATAAACCGCACAACCAGATTCGAATATCCAGACAACTCCCTGAG tttgtgCCACTGGATTATTCTATACCTATAGAAGTCCCTGTTATGAGTTGTAAGCCAGACAAACTTCCATTATTCAAACGGCAATATGAAAATACCATATTTATCg GTTCAAAGACAGCAGATCCTCTCTGTTATGGACATACCCAGTTTCATCTGCTACCTGacaaattaaaaagggaaaagctTTTGAAACAAAACTGTGCTGATCAGATCGAAGTTGTTTTTAGAGCTAATGCTATTGCAAGCCTTTTTGCTTGGACTGGAGCACAGGCTATGTATCAAG GATTCTGGAGCGAAGCAGATGTTACTCGGCCTTTTGTCTCCCAGGGTGTGATCACAGATGGAAaatacttctcctttttctgctACCAGTTAAATACTTTGGCATTGACTGCACAAGCTGATCAAAATAATCCTCGTAAAAATATATGTTGGGGGACACAAA TTTCTTTGGGTCAGGAGTTGAGCCATGGCTTAACTGGGTCCTCTGCTTCAGAGTATCTCACAAGGCTGCAATCAAAGTATTGGTCAGAGGAAGGATGTCATCAAAATCTCAG
- the MRPS30 gene encoding 39S ribosomal protein S30, mitochondrial isoform X1, which translates to MAAARCWRFPLRGAGLSLHTAAKAAVTAPEVTGPDVPATPVARYPPIVASLTAKSKAARQRRVEQWQATVHAAKSVDEKLRILTKMQFMKYVVYPQTFALNADNWYQSFTKTVFLSGLPPTPAKLEPEPTLDITALREAVCDCLLQEHFFLRRKKRAPVIQDREAIASPFLDQLVASLTGLLSVHNPVLAAAALDCKRPVHFFWLRGEEIIPRGHRKGRVDALRYQINDKPHNQIRISRQLPEFVPLDYSIPIEVPVMSCKPDKLPLFKRQYENTIFIGSKTADPLCYGHTQFHLLPDKLKREKLLKQNCADQIEVVFRANAIASLFAWTGAQAMYQGFWSEADVTRPFVSQGVITDGKYFSFFCYQLNTLALTAQADQNNPRKNICWGTQSKPLYETIEDNNVKGFNDDVLLQLVQFLLNRPKEDKSQLLEN; encoded by the exons ATGGCGGCGGCCAGGTGCTGGAGGTTCCCGCTCCGAGGTGCTGGGCTGTCACTGCACACCGCGGCCAAGGCCGCCGTTACAGCTCCAGAAGTGACCGGCCCAGATGTCCCGGCAACCCCAGTCGCGCGCTACCCGCCTATCGTAGCCTCCCTGACGGCCAAAAGCAAGGCGGCACGGCAGCGGCGAGTGGAGCAATGGCAGGCGACAGTGCACGCGGCCAAGTCAGTGGACGAGAAGCTGCGAATCCTCACCAAGATGCAGTTCATGAAGTACGTAGTTTATCCGCAGACCTTCGCCCTGAACGCCGATAACTGGTACCAGAGCTTCACCAAGACAGTGTTCCTGTCGGGCCTGCCGCCAACGCCCGCCAAGCTGGAGCCAGAGCCCACCCTGGACATAACGGCTCTGCGCGAGGCCGTTTGTGACTGCCTCCTGCAGGAGCATTTCTTCCTGAGGCGCAAGAAGCGCGCGCCTGTCATCCAGGACCGTGAGGCCATCGCTTCGCCCTTCCTGGACCAATTGGTAGCCTCTCTCACGGGCCTGCTCAGCGTGCACAACCCGGTCCTGGCTGCCGCCGCCCTGG ATTGTAAACGCCCAGTTCACTTTTTCTGGTTGCGTGGTGAAGAAATTATTCCTCGTGGTCATCGGAAGGGTCGAGTTGATGCTTTGCGATACCAAATAAATGATAAACCGCACAACCAGATTCGAATATCCAGACAACTCCCTGAG tttgtgCCACTGGATTATTCTATACCTATAGAAGTCCCTGTTATGAGTTGTAAGCCAGACAAACTTCCATTATTCAAACGGCAATATGAAAATACCATATTTATCg GTTCAAAGACAGCAGATCCTCTCTGTTATGGACATACCCAGTTTCATCTGCTACCTGacaaattaaaaagggaaaagctTTTGAAACAAAACTGTGCTGATCAGATCGAAGTTGTTTTTAGAGCTAATGCTATTGCAAGCCTTTTTGCTTGGACTGGAGCACAGGCTATGTATCAAG GATTCTGGAGCGAAGCAGATGTTACTCGGCCTTTTGTCTCCCAGGGTGTGATCACAGATGGAAaatacttctcctttttctgctACCAGTTAAATACTTTGGCATTGACTGCACAAGCTGATCAAAATAATCCTCGTAAAAATATATGTTGGGGGACACAAAGTAAGCCTCTTTATGAAACAATTGAAGATAATAATGTGAAAGGTTTTAATGATGATGTTTTACTTCAGTTAGTTCAATTTTTACTGAATAGACCAAAAGAAGACAAATCACAGCTGTTGGAAAACTAA
- the MRPS30 gene encoding 39S ribosomal protein S30, mitochondrial isoform X4, whose product MAAARCWRFPLRGAGLSLHTAAKAAVTAPEVTGPDVPATPVARYPPIVASLTAKSKAARQRRVEQWQATVHAAKSVDEKLRILTKMQFMKYVVYPQTFALNADNWYQSFTKTVFLSGLPPTPAKLEPEPTLDITALREAVCDCLLQEHFFLRRKKRAPVIQDREAIASPFLDQLVASLTGLLSVHNPVLAAAALDCKRPVHFFWLRGEEIIPRGHRKGRVDALRYQINDKPHNQIRISRQLPEFVPLDYSIPIEVPVMSCKPDKLPLFKRQYENTIFIGSKTADPLCYGHTQFHLLPDKLKREKLLKQNCADQIEVVFRANAIASLFAWTGAQAMYQGFWSEADVTRPFVSQGVITDGKYFSFFCYQLNTLALTAQADQNNPRKNICWGTQSSAIHPQKDQSGT is encoded by the exons ATGGCGGCGGCCAGGTGCTGGAGGTTCCCGCTCCGAGGTGCTGGGCTGTCACTGCACACCGCGGCCAAGGCCGCCGTTACAGCTCCAGAAGTGACCGGCCCAGATGTCCCGGCAACCCCAGTCGCGCGCTACCCGCCTATCGTAGCCTCCCTGACGGCCAAAAGCAAGGCGGCACGGCAGCGGCGAGTGGAGCAATGGCAGGCGACAGTGCACGCGGCCAAGTCAGTGGACGAGAAGCTGCGAATCCTCACCAAGATGCAGTTCATGAAGTACGTAGTTTATCCGCAGACCTTCGCCCTGAACGCCGATAACTGGTACCAGAGCTTCACCAAGACAGTGTTCCTGTCGGGCCTGCCGCCAACGCCCGCCAAGCTGGAGCCAGAGCCCACCCTGGACATAACGGCTCTGCGCGAGGCCGTTTGTGACTGCCTCCTGCAGGAGCATTTCTTCCTGAGGCGCAAGAAGCGCGCGCCTGTCATCCAGGACCGTGAGGCCATCGCTTCGCCCTTCCTGGACCAATTGGTAGCCTCTCTCACGGGCCTGCTCAGCGTGCACAACCCGGTCCTGGCTGCCGCCGCCCTGG ATTGTAAACGCCCAGTTCACTTTTTCTGGTTGCGTGGTGAAGAAATTATTCCTCGTGGTCATCGGAAGGGTCGAGTTGATGCTTTGCGATACCAAATAAATGATAAACCGCACAACCAGATTCGAATATCCAGACAACTCCCTGAG tttgtgCCACTGGATTATTCTATACCTATAGAAGTCCCTGTTATGAGTTGTAAGCCAGACAAACTTCCATTATTCAAACGGCAATATGAAAATACCATATTTATCg GTTCAAAGACAGCAGATCCTCTCTGTTATGGACATACCCAGTTTCATCTGCTACCTGacaaattaaaaagggaaaagctTTTGAAACAAAACTGTGCTGATCAGATCGAAGTTGTTTTTAGAGCTAATGCTATTGCAAGCCTTTTTGCTTGGACTGGAGCACAGGCTATGTATCAAG GATTCTGGAGCGAAGCAGATGTTACTCGGCCTTTTGTCTCCCAGGGTGTGATCACAGATGGAAaatacttctcctttttctgctACCAGTTAAATACTTTGGCATTGACTGCACAAGCTGATCAAAATAATCCTCGTAAAAATATATGTTGGGGGACACAAA